Proteins encoded together in one Campylobacter concisus window:
- a CDS encoding ABC transporter ATP-binding protein, which yields MIEIRNLKFGYKDKNILNGISFSIKKGDTLSILGANGSGKSTLLRIMLGFLKFEGTVNICGKSVRNYEKKELARLIAYVPQTHAPSYEYSVFDIVLMGALCRTSLFSNFSLADKKLAEYALERMGILELKDELYTRISGGQRQLAYIARTLVQGAKVIFMDEPTTGLDFGNQIKLLEMIKTLKDEGYTFVQTTHYPRHAKFVSNLVLFLKDGKILDFGKCDELINPSNIDKIYGIDYQKYEDKL from the coding sequence ATGATAGAAATCAGAAATCTAAAATTCGGATACAAAGATAAGAATATACTAAACGGTATAAGTTTTAGTATCAAAAAAGGCGATACGCTTAGTATTCTGGGCGCAAACGGTAGCGGTAAAAGCACCCTCCTGCGTATTATGCTTGGATTTTTAAAATTCGAGGGTACGGTAAATATATGCGGTAAAAGCGTAAGGAATTACGAAAAAAAAGAACTTGCAAGGCTTATAGCCTACGTTCCTCAAACGCATGCCCCGTCATATGAATATAGCGTATTTGATATAGTACTAATGGGCGCATTGTGCAGAACGTCTTTATTTTCTAACTTTAGCCTTGCCGATAAAAAACTTGCCGAGTATGCATTGGAAAGAATGGGTATTTTAGAGCTAAAAGATGAACTTTATACTAGAATAAGCGGCGGACAAAGGCAGCTGGCATATATCGCTAGAACCTTAGTACAAGGCGCCAAAGTTATTTTTATGGACGAACCTACGACCGGGCTTGACTTCGGCAATCAAATCAAACTACTTGAAATGATAAAGACGCTAAAAGACGAGGGGTATACTTTCGTACAAACCACTCATTACCCTCGTCACGCTAAATTTGTTTCAAATCTAGTATTGTTTTTAAAGGACGGCAAGATACTAGATTTTGGAAAGTGCGATGAATTGATAAATCCATCAAATATAGATAAGATTTACGGAATAGATTATCAAAAATATGAGGACAAATTATGA
- a CDS encoding class I SAM-dependent methyltransferase, with protein MILPSNYDRLDFNKLYKEQRTNSSFIRKSVAKWDVKAASFSESVLKSDYVKDFISRVDFDGARTLLDFACGAGALSIAATNKVDKIYGYDFSSKMLEFAEQNSRDFNCKNIEFAQKAFEDDFSDVPECDITFASRCLDVDDLKQALEKLLSKTKKALYITFKVGSFINEDVLNALGSNIEKRPDFIYLINILFQMGYLPKLEYIQTSCGDGIPETIDDLVKKIQWGLSRELTEPEVYNLNKYFNSNRFERKQEHMNWAFIRVDK; from the coding sequence ATGATATTACCTTCTAATTACGATAGGCTGGATTTTAATAAGCTTTATAAGGAGCAAAGAACAAATAGTTCTTTTATTAGGAAATCAGTAGCCAAATGGGATGTTAAGGCAGCAAGCTTTAGTGAGAGCGTACTTAAGAGCGACTATGTTAAAGACTTTATCTCAAGAGTCGATTTTGATGGCGCAAGAACGCTTCTTGATTTCGCATGCGGTGCCGGAGCATTAAGCATAGCTGCAACAAATAAGGTAGATAAAATTTACGGTTATGATTTTTCGTCGAAAATGCTAGAATTCGCAGAACAAAACTCTCGGGATTTTAATTGTAAAAATATTGAATTCGCGCAAAAAGCATTCGAAGACGACTTTAGCGACGTACCTGAGTGCGATATTACGTTTGCATCTCGTTGCCTTGACGTAGATGACTTAAAACAAGCCCTAGAGAAATTACTTTCAAAGACGAAAAAAGCCCTTTATATTACTTTTAAAGTCGGTAGTTTCATTAACGAAGACGTTTTAAATGCTCTTGGAAGCAATATTGAAAAAAGACCAGACTTTATATATTTAATAAATATTTTATTCCAAATGGGATATCTTCCAAAGCTAGAGTATATACAAACTTCATGCGGTGATGGAATACCTGAAACTATCGACGATCTTGTTAAAAAAATACAATGGGGACTTTCGAGAGAGCTTACGGAGCCGGAAGTTTATAATCTCAATAAGTACTTTAACAGCAACCGCTTTGAGCGAAAACAAGAACATATGAACTGGGCTTTCATAAGAGTAGATAAATGA
- a CDS encoding pentapeptide repeat-containing protein: MPVNDKNKKAFSYSCVDRSGRKFIYKNFNKSCSYKTNFSGTIFDGTSFVGTKFKFCSFYEAQIRSCLLNGALFRKCNLTDALFEDSIISSSVFKECKIKNCKFYNCKIVCTSGLSKIISKRNLKNTEILTAFPSSNNYSKELLKAFDKLRNNRFIKNSSVLFQKRDAINTLSVDILVSEFGENFLVNNLSSLNHISCDFHTLSYIKKILYKKQKNDTINELGSIATQGSIS, translated from the coding sequence ATGCCCGTAAACGACAAAAATAAAAAAGCTTTTAGTTATAGTTGCGTGGATAGGAGTGGTAGGAAATTTATATATAAAAATTTTAATAAATCATGCAGCTATAAAACCAATTTTTCCGGCACTATATTTGACGGAACCTCTTTTGTTGGAACAAAATTTAAATTTTGCAGTTTTTATGAAGCCCAAATAAGATCTTGTTTATTAAATGGAGCGCTTTTTAGAAAATGTAATTTAACGGATGCACTTTTTGAAGATTCAATTATTTCATCTTCGGTTTTCAAGGAGTGTAAAATTAAAAATTGCAAATTTTATAATTGTAAAATAGTATGCACAAGCGGCTTATCAAAAATTATTAGTAAAAGAAATTTAAAAAATACCGAAATATTAACAGCTTTTCCTAGTAGCAATAATTATAGCAAAGAGCTATTAAAGGCTTTTGATAAACTTCGCAATAACCGCTTTATAAAAAATTCTAGCGTATTATTTCAAAAAAGAGATGCAATAAATACACTATCGGTCGATATATTGGTATCAGAATTTGGCGAAAATTTTCTAGTAAATAATTTATCAAGCCTTAATCATATATCTTGTGATTTTCATACATTGAGCTATATTAAAAAAATATTGTATAAAAAACAAAAAAATGATACAATAAATGAACTCGGTTCTATTGCCACACAGGGCTCTATAAGCTAA